The following proteins are co-located in the Acidicapsa acidisoli genome:
- the ligD gene encoding DNA ligase D — translation MPTTKKEPGKSAKKRTAKHVPAREAGAATKRETASEAVNQQLARYRSMRDFGITSEPSGTDLKSEKSSSSKRSGAETGLPFVIQKHAASHLHYDFRLGWNGVLKSWACAKGPSYYPGDRRLAVQVEDHPMDYGGFEGIIPQGQYGGGTVMLWDQGTWEPQAGHTDVDAGLHAGSLKFTLHGTKLKGNWAFVRMGGKAANAKKPNWLLIKEHDSFERTEKDKPITETAPDSVVTKRSIEQIAANEDHVWNSKATANGGGLHSKDTKEMKSSFSPSLSNYPKESLPGFISPQLATQATRPPAGTDWLNELKLDGYRIQARLDQGEIKLLTRTGLDWTHRMKTIASEVSALPVQSALLDGEVVVLSDDGTTSFADLQAAFQEGVRKPLTYFLFDLLHLNGHNLRNAPLSDRKALLAGLFKKAGQDLRFSEHLNSDASAIFEKACELHAEGIIAKRADAPYNSGRTASWIKLKCVHEQEFVIGGFTLPAKGHAGIHGIGSLLLGYYDASKKLIYAGRTGTGFTQKTHTLIRKQLEDLRRSSNPFAHTPEEARRGAIWVKPALVAQVRFATWTADNLVRQASFQGLREDKPASEVRREEPVLKSRTERQNSRTNSRSKRASHSAPPPLAARTVQTETPSKNRVSLDHAPVRLTHPNKTIDAESNLTKQQLADYYWAIAPHMLPQIAGRPLSLVRCPEGSTKPCFFQRHTSPTLPPAVETIDVPDKKTGKPEPYITLSTPEALAGLAQMGVLELHPWGSKNDDLEHPDRIIFDLDPDTAISWRTLADTAIEVRKRLKKLGLESFLKLTGGKGLHIVAPIEPDHEWAAIKQFAHGFVLELETSNPALYLTKMTKSARVGKIYLDYLRNERSATAVAAFSPRARAGAPVSLPLSWNELKLEDRPVFHVSDYPTWRSRLAHDPWKQLPTSRQKLSKRALDL, via the coding sequence ATGCCCACCACAAAGAAAGAACCCGGCAAATCCGCGAAAAAACGCACAGCCAAGCATGTGCCCGCAAGAGAAGCTGGAGCTGCAACGAAGCGCGAGACTGCGTCGGAGGCTGTCAATCAGCAACTGGCGCGCTATCGATCGATGCGGGACTTCGGTATCACGTCTGAGCCCAGCGGCACCGATTTGAAAAGCGAGAAAAGCTCTTCGAGCAAGAGATCAGGGGCGGAAACTGGACTTCCGTTCGTGATCCAGAAACATGCGGCGTCGCACCTCCACTACGACTTTCGCCTTGGCTGGAACGGAGTCTTGAAGAGCTGGGCGTGCGCCAAGGGTCCCAGCTACTATCCTGGCGATCGCCGCCTTGCTGTGCAGGTGGAAGACCATCCTATGGACTACGGGGGCTTTGAGGGCATCATCCCTCAGGGCCAATACGGGGGTGGGACCGTTATGCTTTGGGATCAGGGCACATGGGAGCCGCAGGCCGGGCATACCGATGTCGACGCCGGTCTGCATGCAGGCTCGCTTAAGTTCACCCTGCATGGCACGAAATTGAAGGGTAACTGGGCGTTTGTCCGGATGGGCGGGAAGGCTGCGAATGCGAAAAAGCCAAACTGGCTGCTGATCAAAGAACACGATTCCTTTGAGCGTACAGAGAAAGACAAACCCATCACGGAAACTGCGCCCGACTCTGTTGTCACAAAGCGTTCGATTGAGCAGATCGCCGCGAACGAAGACCATGTGTGGAACTCCAAGGCCACGGCCAATGGAGGCGGCTTGCACAGCAAAGATACAAAGGAGATGAAGAGCAGCTTTTCGCCTTCTCTTTCTAACTATCCGAAAGAGTCTTTGCCCGGCTTTATCTCTCCGCAACTTGCCACACAGGCAACTCGGCCGCCTGCGGGTACGGACTGGCTCAATGAGCTCAAGCTCGACGGATATCGCATCCAGGCCCGTCTGGATCAGGGCGAAATTAAACTCCTCACGCGCACTGGACTCGACTGGACGCATCGCATGAAGACGATTGCCTCGGAGGTCTCCGCACTGCCTGTACAGTCGGCTCTGCTGGATGGAGAGGTGGTGGTGCTAAGCGACGACGGTACTACGAGTTTCGCAGACCTGCAGGCTGCCTTTCAGGAGGGCGTAAGGAAGCCGCTTACATACTTCCTCTTCGACTTGCTGCATCTCAATGGTCACAATCTTCGCAACGCGCCTCTCAGCGATCGCAAAGCGCTGCTTGCGGGACTGTTTAAGAAGGCAGGACAGGATCTCCGTTTCTCCGAGCATCTGAATTCCGATGCGTCAGCAATCTTCGAGAAGGCATGTGAACTGCATGCGGAAGGGATCATCGCGAAACGTGCCGATGCGCCTTATAACTCGGGGCGCACGGCCTCCTGGATCAAACTGAAGTGCGTCCATGAGCAGGAGTTCGTGATCGGAGGCTTTACCTTGCCAGCGAAGGGACATGCCGGCATTCACGGTATCGGCTCGCTGCTGCTGGGCTACTACGATGCTTCTAAAAAGCTGATCTACGCGGGTCGCACTGGAACGGGCTTCACTCAAAAGACCCATACCCTCATCCGCAAGCAGTTGGAAGATCTGCGACGTTCGAGCAATCCGTTCGCACACACACCCGAGGAGGCCCGCAGAGGAGCGATCTGGGTCAAGCCTGCTCTGGTCGCGCAGGTGCGGTTTGCCACTTGGACTGCGGATAACCTCGTGCGTCAGGCGTCTTTCCAGGGTTTGCGCGAGGATAAGCCTGCGAGCGAAGTCCGCAGGGAGGAACCTGTGCTTAAGTCCCGCACCGAGCGTCAAAACTCGCGAACAAACTCGAGATCCAAGCGAGCGTCTCACTCCGCTCCGCCACCTTTGGCGGCCAGAACAGTTCAAACTGAGACTCCATCGAAGAACCGGGTATCGCTCGACCACGCACCGGTCCGTCTTACCCATCCGAATAAGACCATTGATGCCGAATCGAATCTTACGAAGCAACAATTGGCCGATTACTACTGGGCCATCGCTCCGCATATGCTGCCCCAGATCGCCGGACGTCCCCTGTCCCTCGTGCGGTGTCCGGAAGGCTCCACGAAGCCGTGCTTTTTCCAGAGGCACACAAGCCCGACGCTTCCGCCGGCGGTCGAGACCATTGATGTGCCTGACAAGAAGACCGGCAAACCTGAGCCTTACATCACGCTCTCCACGCCGGAAGCCTTGGCTGGCCTGGCCCAGATGGGCGTCCTCGAACTGCATCCGTGGGGCTCTAAAAATGACGATCTCGAACACCCGGACCGCATCATATTCGACCTCGATCCGGACACGGCAATCTCTTGGCGTACCCTTGCCGACACAGCTATCGAGGTAAGGAAGCGGCTCAAAAAGCTTGGTCTCGAATCTTTTCTGAAGTTGACCGGGGGGAAGGGGCTCCACATTGTTGCTCCCATCGAGCCCGATCACGAATGGGCCGCGATCAAGCAGTTCGCGCACGGCTTCGTTCTTGAGCTTGAGACGTCCAATCCGGCGCTCTATCTGACCAAGATGACGAAGTCCGCACGAGTGGGCAAGATCTATCTGGACTACCTGCGCAACGAACGCAGTGCTACCGCGGTCGCTGCATTTAGCCCACGCGCTCGCGCCGGAGCCCCGGTATCTCTGCCGCTCAGTTGGAACGAGCTGAAGCTCGAAGATCGCCCCGTCTTTCATGTCTCGGACTATCCCACCTGGAGATCGCGCCTTGCTCACGACCCATGGAAGCAGCTTCCTACGAGTCGCCAGAAACTGAGCAAGCGGGCGTTGGACCTATAA
- the ku gene encoding non-homologous end joining protein Ku, with protein sequence MPRPFWSGHIQISLVSFGVKLFPAVEAKSEIRFHQLSRKTGERIHHQKVTGDDGADGNPVEKDDIVKGYEYRKGEYVVIEPSEIENLRIPSRNTIAVSQFVSLDELDPELFEKPYFVVPEGENQTEAFTVIRKALQSTKKAALGKIAFGGREHLVAISAPPEAKDEDAGGRGMMAYTLRYAEELRDPAEYFSEIKKTQIDADQLTLAKELIQRKAAKFAPEKFHDEYEAALKEMVEAKVNHAPLQKNEPAASAGKVINLMDALRRSVRSGASASDDTPESKPAKKKTAAPKKGPQLVKPETKSKSRRKSA encoded by the coding sequence ATGCCCCGCCCATTCTGGTCCGGCCACATTCAGATATCGCTCGTATCGTTTGGCGTGAAGCTCTTTCCAGCAGTGGAAGCGAAAAGTGAGATTCGCTTTCATCAACTCTCACGCAAGACCGGAGAGCGAATCCACCATCAGAAGGTCACGGGCGACGACGGTGCGGACGGAAATCCGGTGGAAAAGGACGACATCGTCAAAGGCTACGAGTACCGCAAGGGCGAGTATGTCGTCATCGAGCCCTCGGAGATTGAAAACCTCCGCATTCCGTCCCGGAATACGATAGCTGTCTCGCAGTTCGTCAGCCTGGATGAGCTGGACCCTGAACTTTTTGAGAAGCCGTACTTTGTCGTCCCTGAGGGCGAGAACCAGACGGAGGCGTTCACAGTCATTCGCAAGGCTCTTCAGTCGACGAAGAAAGCGGCGTTGGGCAAGATCGCCTTTGGAGGCCGCGAGCATCTGGTTGCGATCTCAGCACCGCCCGAGGCGAAAGATGAGGACGCAGGCGGCAGGGGCATGATGGCCTATACGCTCCGCTATGCGGAGGAGCTTCGTGACCCTGCTGAGTACTTCTCGGAGATCAAGAAAACGCAGATCGACGCTGACCAGCTCACGCTGGCTAAAGAGTTGATCCAACGCAAGGCCGCGAAATTCGCCCCTGAGAAGTTTCATGACGAGTACGAGGCGGCGCTGAAAGAGATGGTCGAGGCAAAGGTCAACCACGCGCCGCTGCAGAAGAACGAGCCCGCTGCTAGCGCGGGTAAGGTGATCAACCTGATGGACGCATTGCGCAGGAGCGTCCGGTCGGGAGCGAGTGCCTCAGACGATACGCCTGAATCGAAGCCGGCTAAGAAAAAGACCGCTGCACCGAAGAAAGGTCCGCAGCTCGTGAAGCCCGAAACCAAGTCCAAGTCCCGTCGCAAGTCTGCGTGA